CGATATAGCTTGTTTTTCAGGGTGTTTTGCCGCGTTTTGAACGCAACGTCACACGGCAAACCACGCGAATCGCGTTTTACCCGCCCTCGCCCGGGTTTTCCGAAAACAGGTCGATCTTGCCCGGTTTGCCGTCCATCTCGTCGGCATTCGGCAGGGGGTCTTTCTTGGTGATGATGACCGGCCACATCTCGGAATACTTGCGGTTGAACTCGACCCATTTTTCCATGTCCGGCTCGGTATCGGGGCGGATCGCATCGGCGGGACACTCAGGTTCGCAAACGCCACAGTCGATACATTCGTCAGGGTGGATCACCAGCATGTTTTCGCCCTCGTAGAAACAGTCCACGGGGCAGACCTCAACGCAATCTGTATATTTGCAGGCAATGCAGTTGTCGTTGACGATATATGTCATGGCACGTCCATCCTTCTTTGCCGCCTAGCTAGTCCAGACGCGCCGCTCATTCAAGGCGGGACGGCCCGATATCGCGCTTCTGGGACGCGAGGTTTGCGCGTTCCTTGCGATTGGGGCGACCCTTCCCTTCATATCGCGGATTTGGCGAACCAGCGTTCCGGGTTTTGACCGGATCGGCGACAGGCGCTGGCGACAGATCCTCATACAGAGCCTGCGCTTCGGGGGCCGGCCCACGGCGCAGCCCAATCGCGATGATCTTCACGACTTTCACGTCTTTTTCCTTGGCGAATGTCAGCACATCGCCCGCCCCGACCATGCGCGCGGGCTTGCTCACGAGGGTGCCATCGACCCGCACCTTGCCTGCGGCCACGGTTTTTGTGGCCAGCCCACGTGTCTTGAAGAATCGCGCATGCCACAGCCATTTGTCGATCCGAATCGTGTCGCGCGGTTCACTCAATCGGTTTTGAAACCCGACAGGGCGGCGGCAAAGGGGTTATCGGGGTCGATCTTCTTTTCCGGCTTGGGCGGGCGGGCCGATACGGTTTTGGGGCCACGGTTTTGCGGCTTGCCCCCTTCTGATTTGCCACGGGGTTTGCCCTTGGCGCGGGGCTTGTCGCCTTGCGGGCGGCGCCCCTGATTGCGCGGCGCACGTGCCCCCCATGTAAAGGTATAGAACACTTCCATTTCGGGGGCCTCGGTGGGCACTTCGGCAGGGGCGTCGGCGGGGGCGTCGGCGGGCACCTCGGCGGGCGGTTCGGCCGGTATTTCATCAGGCTGCGCGGGTGTTTCAACCGGTGTTTCAACGGGCGCTTCCTGCGGTGCCGGTTCGGGCAGTTCCTTGGGGTCTTGCGCGGCCTTCACCTTGACGCGTTCACCCTTTTCGGCCGCGTATCCCAGCCCCTGCATCAGGTCGGCGAATTGGTCCAGGGTCATGCCGGTGATCGACAGCATATCGGCCTTGGCCTCAAACCCTGCGCGAGTGTTTTCATTGCGCAGCATATCGGCCAGCCGTTCCAGCATATCGATCCGGATCGCCCGCTCTCCAGCGGCGCGATACCCGGCCATCGTATAGTATCCCTCCACTGCGTCCTTGGTTGTCGGCACAGTCACCAGACCCGGAGGCGGACTTTCGGGAAACTCCTGCAAGCCCTTGGCAAGGCTCCACAAAACCAGACGCAGGCGGGTTGGCGCGGGTTTCAGCAACAAGGGCAAAAAGATCGTGAACTGGCCAAAGCGGATACCGTGCTTGCGCAGCGCACCGCGTGCGTCCTGATCCAGCGCCTTGACTTCCTCGGCCACATCGGCACGGGTCAACAACCCAAACCCTTCGATCATGCGGAATGCAAAACCGCGCGCCAGACCGGTCAGGGTTTCGTCGCGCTGCATGTTGATCAACGGTTCAAATGCCGTGGCAATCTTGCGGTCGATAAAGTGCTGCAAACGGCGCTGCACCTTGGCCGCCACATCCGCACCAGCCTCATCGTCAACAAAGGCCTGCGCCGTAGGCTTCAGCGGGTCAGCCCCAGCCACCAATTTGCCCACCGCGTCGCTGCCCCACATCAGGCCCCCCTGTTCGGTGAAATCAATTTCGGTGTCGGGCGCGTTGTAAAAACGGTCCGCACGTAGATGGAAATGCGGCGCAAGCGCCTGTTCGGATGCCTGGCGCAGGGTTTTTGCCTCGTCGGGGCTGCCGGATTTGTCCTGCCGGAACCGGAAACCTTCCAAACGCCCGACATATTCGCCCTCGACGCTCACTTCACCTTTGTCGTTCACCTCGGCCACAAGGCTCTCCTTCTGCTTGAGCCGGCGAAGCAAGACAGATGTCCGCCGGTCCACAAATCGTTGGGTCAGCGCCCCGTGCAGGGCATCCGACAAGCGGTCTTCTACCGCGCGCGTCGCCTCGCGCCAATGGGAT
This portion of the Octadecabacter sp. SW4 genome encodes:
- the fdxA gene encoding ferredoxin FdxA yields the protein MTYIVNDNCIACKYTDCVEVCPVDCFYEGENMLVIHPDECIDCGVCEPECPADAIRPDTEPDMEKWVEFNRKYSEMWPVIITKKDPLPNADEMDGKPGKIDLFSENPGEGG
- a CDS encoding RNA-binding S4 domain-containing protein; its protein translation is MSEPRDTIRIDKWLWHARFFKTRGLATKTVAAGKVRVDGTLVSKPARMVGAGDVLTFAKEKDVKVVKIIAIGLRRGPAPEAQALYEDLSPAPVADPVKTRNAGSPNPRYEGKGRPNRKERANLASQKRDIGPSRLE
- a CDS encoding helicase-related protein, with translation MLNPARIAAVLGPTNTGKTHYAIERMLAHRTGVIGLPLRLLAREVYDRIVALRGPSVVALVTGEERIVPPRAAYWVCTVEAMPEGMGCDFLAVDEIQLCGDLERGHVFTDRLLNARGLHETLFLGAQTMRHAIATLVPEAEFVRRERMSTLTYAGSKKISRMPGRAAIVGFSVDNVYAIAELLRRQKGGAAVVMGALSPRTRNAQVEMYQNGDVDYLVATDAIGMGLNLDINHVAFSSLSKFDGRRMRPLAPEELAQIAGRAGRHMSHGSFGVTGEADEPDQHVIDAISNHTFRPVQKLQWRNTRLQFGSVDRLIQTLEMRTDDDLLTRVRESDDLAALKSLANDAEVRARASDGPSVKLLWDVCRVPDFRGISRGEHAGLLTQIYTFLHQSGRVPDDWMARQVKRIDRSDGDIDTLSKRLAYIRTWTYVAQRKGWVGDESHWREATRAVEDRLSDALHGALTQRFVDRRTSVLLRRLKQKESLVAEVNDKGEVSVEGEYVGRLEGFRFRQDKSGSPDEAKTLRQASEQALAPHFHLRADRFYNAPDTEIDFTEQGGLMWGSDAVGKLVAGADPLKPTAQAFVDDEAGADVAAKVQRRLQHFIDRKIATAFEPLINMQRDETLTGLARGFAFRMIEGFGLLTRADVAEEVKALDQDARGALRKHGIRFGQFTIFLPLLLKPAPTRLRLVLWSLAKGLQEFPESPPPGLVTVPTTKDAVEGYYTMAGYRAAGERAIRIDMLERLADMLRNENTRAGFEAKADMLSITGMTLDQFADLMQGLGYAAEKGERVKVKAAQDPKELPEPAPQEAPVETPVETPAQPDEIPAEPPAEVPADAPADAPAEVPTEAPEMEVFYTFTWGARAPRNQGRRPQGDKPRAKGKPRGKSEGGKPQNRGPKTVSARPPKPEKKIDPDNPFAAALSGFKTD